atgGTCCATCCCTGGATTCTCCAAGCACTGACTGCCCATCCACTCTGACCACAGCCAGGGGccacatcccactgcctgcccagcgTCCATCCATGGAGGTGACCACCGTGTCCCCATCTCCTGCCTCACCCACTGAAGGAGATCATCTCTGTGAGACAGATGCCACCACCATGGCCATACACAGTGTGACCCTGCTCATCTGCCTCTGTGGGCTGGCTGGGAACGGGGCTGCCATCGGCCTCCTCAACCTGAAAAGCCGTAACTATCGCATCTTTTACCTGACTGTCATTgacttcctcttcctcctctttgcgGTCCCCTCCGCCCTCGTCATCCTGGTGGAGGACGTGTCCTGCTCTCCTATCCTGCCCATGCTGTACCTGCGTTTCCTCTTCCAGCTGTCAGTGGTGTCCCTGTACTGGGGGCTGTTATGGCTGATGCACAGCAGTGATGAGTGGTATGTGTACAAGCTCTGcaagttctgctgctgctgggagcttcCCGAGCGCCTGGTGTGGGTGGTGGACAGTGTCCAGGACTGGgcctgctttgctctcttcACTCTCATACCCACAGTGACATTCCTGTGCCCATCACAccagcaggagcactgcagggcagctctcATCTCCATGAACACCCTCatcctgctcctctttgctgCACCCATGCTCATTTCCAGCACAGTCGATTTCATTAAGGCAAAgaggggctcccagcagcagcaactcAAGAGGCGCAACATCGTTACCTTCCTCAATGGGCTCTTCATGTTCCTCCTCACCATCTGGtatttcctgcagcagctcggTTATATTGTTTTGCCctcccagatttttttcctgctggcctgcatccacagcagcatcaaaccTTTCATCTATTTCTTGGTGGGGAGGTGCAGGaggccctgctctgtggggtcCCTCCGACTCTCCCTCCACAGGGTGTTTGAGGAGCCAGAAGAAAACACTGACCACAGCGATGATCCTGCCAAGGACACAGTGGTCTGGGCTGGCTGATCCCATCCACTGCTCTGCTGAAGGATCCCAGGAAAGTGGCTGAGGGGCCGGCCTTGAGCCTCTTGATTAATCAATATCCACGGGATCACCCTCCCCATGGTGCTGTATTCCTGCAGGACAAAGGAGCACGGGCTTTGCCTTGGGTGATTTTTGTGggatgctctgcagggagcacatTGCAGCATggctttcctcctccctcctggaTCCACATGGCTCCAAGCAGTGCAGCTGGGCTCAGTGCTGTTCCCCAGCTCTATTCCCCATGGAATCACCCTCGTGGCCTCAGCCCCAGGGAATGAACTCCCTCTCCTTTGCCTCAGCAGATGAGTTCCATGGTGTTTTCAGGGAGCTCTTGCCTGCAAAGAATGGCACACCTtcatccctggggacacacccagcacagggtggcagtgatttcccaaatccctgcagggctggtgcctctggatggCAGGAGAGGGGTTGGGATCACAGGGAGCATCCTTCCCCTTCTGTCccgcagagccagccctgcattcccagctgatgggaaggGACACCAGgtagggctgcagagctggggagggacagcaaCATTCCCTTATCCTTTCCCTGGGAATTTGTCACATTCTTCAATTCCAGAATGGAATCCTTCTGAGTAAAGTGCAGGGTCGATAGGGAACTCCACTGAACTCCTGTGCCTGTATCCAGAAAGTACATGGAATATGGAATTTCCCATCACAAGATGCTTGGGCCATTTAATTGCACAGAAATTAGGGGGTTGTGCTGCTCTTCTGCAGAATGGGGCCATCCATCCTCTGGTTCCCCAGCATCAGTGTCCAGGGAAGCCCTTGAGCACCTCCATCCTGAGCCTGGCCAccctcaggaggagctgcacagccacTCTGCACAGCAGCTTCAGCCACAGTCCAGCCTGCCCTCATCTTTGTCATTCTGGAACCACCCCTCAATCACATTTggatttgtggtttttgtttgccTCCATCGGGGTAATATCCAACACAGATTTTGTTAAATAA
The Agelaius phoeniceus isolate bAgePho1 chromosome 6, bAgePho1.hap1, whole genome shotgun sequence DNA segment above includes these coding regions:
- the LOC129121323 gene encoding mas-related G-protein coupled receptor member D-like, with protein sequence MEVTTVSPSPASPTEGDHLCETDATTMAIHSVTLLICLCGLAGNGAAIGLLNLKSRNYRIFYLTVIDFLFLLFAVPSALVILVEDVSCSPILPMLYLRFLFQLSVVSLYWGLLWLMHSSDEWYVYKLCKFCCCWELPERLVWVVDSVQDWACFALFTLIPTVTFLCPSHQQEHCRAALISMNTLILLLFAAPMLISSTVDFIKAKRGSQQQQLKRRNIVTFLNGLFMFLLTIWYFLQQLGYIVLPSQIFFLLACIHSSIKPFIYFLVGRCRRPCSVGSLRLSLHRVFEEPEENTDHSDDPAKDTVVWAG